In one window of Brassica rapa cultivar Chiifu-401-42 chromosome A07, CAAS_Brap_v3.01, whole genome shotgun sequence DNA:
- the LOC103846039 gene encoding LOW QUALITY PROTEIN: BEL1-like homeodomain protein 7 (The sequence of the model RefSeq protein was modified relative to this genomic sequence to represent the inferred CDS: substituted 2 bases at 2 genomic stop codons), with protein MATYYKSSGSSDIYSRPIASDFVPGNAMIYTNPAVSYPETFPGEANYVSASKDVQVLSSFGGGASQMFEIQDSGSWRDQEDNDRNCFPVMMRPTTEQGLSLGLSSQTETMRGNNNEYATEAVSGFTRTIHNSKYLKAAQELLGEAVNVKKALKQFQPEGETINEEKEYKLEESNRNPDIPQGERQELQSKLTKLLSILDEVDKRYKQYYHQMQIVVSSFDVIAGCGATKPYTALSLQTISRHFRCVRDAISVQILVIRKSLGGEHGGLDGKGVGISRLRNVDQQVRQQRALQRLGVMQPHTWRPQRGLPDSSVLILRAWLFEHFLHPYPKDSDKIMLARXTGLSRGQVSNWFINARVRLWKPMVEEIYKEEFTDALKESGPNLSSRNTPATTEIQEQHQMESSSNNVVAISSMGQNSVAHAGDRFMMVTEMTRHGSGGMSLTLGIKNSDAHSDVSMSGVINNXKNTIPANDFQYLSSGNHQHRLGPSQLFHDFVA; from the exons ATGGCAACTTATTACAAAAGTAGTGGCTCAAGTGACATTTATTCCAGGCCAATTGCATCTGACTTTGTCCCTGGAAACGCAATGATCTACACAAATCCTGCGGTTTCTTACCCAGAGACGTTTCCTGGAGAAGCTAACTATGTTTCAGCTTCAAAAGATGTTCAAGTATTGTCAAGTTTTGGTGGAGGAGCTTCACAAATGTTTGAGATTCAAGATTCTGGTTCTTGGAGAGATCAAGAAGACAATGACAGGAACTGCTTCCCGGTTATGATGCGTCCTACCACAGAACAGGGACTATCCCTTGGCCTCAGCTCACAGACTGAGACAATGAGAGGAAATAATAATGAGTATGCAACAGAGGCTGTTTCCGGGTTTACTCGAACCATTCACAACTCAAAGTATCTCAAGGCTGCTCAGGAGCTTCTCGGTGAAGCCGTTAATGTTAAGAAAGCTCTGAAGCAATTTCAGCCAGAGGGAGAAACGATTAATGAAGAGAAAGAGTATAAGCTTGAAGAATCAAACAGGAATCCTGATATACCTCAAGGAGAGAGACAAGAATTGCAGAGCAAGTTGACAAAACTCTTATCGATACTAGACGAG GTGGATAAGAGATACAAGCAGTATTACCATCAAATGCAGATAGTTGTGTCATCTTTCGATGTAATAGCCGGATGTGGAGCAACTAAACCATACACGGCCCTTTCGCTCCAGACCATCTCGAGGCATTTCCGTTGCGTAAGGGATGCGATATCCGTACAGATCTTGGTGATAAGGAAAAGTTTAGGAGGTGAACATGGCGGATTAGATGGGAAAGGAGTTGGGATAAGCAGGTTAAGGAATGTTGATCAACAGGTAAGGCAACAAAGAGCGTTGCAGCGGTTAGGCGTGATGCAACCTCACACTTGGCGGCCTCAACGCGGTTTACCTGATTCCTCTGTTTTGATTCTTCGTGCTTGGCTCTTTGAGCATTTCCTCCACCC TTATCCAAAGGATTCGGACAAGATCATGCTAGCTAGATAAACAGGGTTGAGCAGAGGCCAG GTGTCGAACTGGTTCATTAATGCGCGAGTGCGTCTCTGGAAACCAATGGTGGAGGAGATCTACAAGGAAGAATTCACAGATGCATTGAAGGAGAGTGGTCCCAACTTGTCTTCCAGAAACACACCTGCAACCACCGAGATTCAAGAACAGCATCAAATGGAGTCTAGTTCCAACAATGTTGTGGCAATCAGTAGCATGGGACAGAACAGTGTGGCACATGCTGGTGACCGGTTCATGATGGTGACCGAGATGACAAGACATGGTAGTGGTGGGATGTCTTTAACTTTGGGGATTAAGAACTCTGACGCTCACAGCGATGTATCCATGTCCGGTGTGATAAATAACTAGAAGAATACCATTCCTGCAAATGATTTTCAGTACTTAAGCTCCGGCAATCACCAGCACCGGCTTGGCCCTTCACAATTGTTTCATGATTTTGTAGCTTGA